A genomic window from Aestuariirhabdus litorea includes:
- a CDS encoding DUF4007 family protein, translated as MKLNPKKASFGRHETFALRYGWLPKGYAALIEGQEKGVDVFSSDDATVVLGVGKNMVASIRYWLRACQIIDPVNSEPTEVGDLIFNPAGGYDPYLEDEATIWLLHWLLASNAEQATAWFWFFNKFHKPEFTSQELTTALVDFVKDVMIEGKKPSLATLKNDAQLIHRMYTQSKGSGRTPLEDALDSPLALLRLMSQGEGGRRFISRPEVRQGLPLGVLGFAVLQLMKQRQIKSIPIEELMYSRGDFCAPGAVFRLTENDLITKLEKLINYIPGVLDIRDTAGIHQLFLVDDKYEPGECLEEHYQTASGEVAA; from the coding sequence ATGAAACTCAACCCAAAGAAGGCATCCTTTGGTCGTCATGAGACCTTTGCGCTTCGCTATGGTTGGTTGCCCAAGGGTTACGCTGCGCTTATAGAAGGGCAGGAAAAAGGGGTGGATGTCTTTAGCAGTGATGACGCAACCGTCGTGTTGGGTGTTGGTAAAAATATGGTGGCCTCAATACGCTATTGGTTAAGAGCTTGCCAAATAATAGACCCGGTTAATTCGGAGCCAACTGAAGTAGGGGATCTGATTTTTAACCCGGCGGGTGGATACGATCCCTATTTGGAAGATGAGGCAACAATCTGGCTATTACACTGGCTTTTGGCGAGTAACGCTGAGCAGGCAACAGCCTGGTTTTGGTTTTTTAACAAGTTTCACAAGCCTGAGTTTACATCCCAGGAGCTCACTACAGCCCTAGTAGATTTTGTTAAGGATGTAATGATAGAAGGGAAGAAACCCTCATTAGCAACGTTGAAAAATGACGCTCAATTGATTCATCGCATGTACACCCAATCCAAGGGAAGTGGACGGACGCCACTTGAAGATGCACTGGACTCTCCTTTAGCGCTTTTAAGATTGATGTCTCAAGGAGAAGGGGGCCGTCGATTTATCTCACGTCCTGAGGTCCGGCAGGGTTTACCTTTAGGCGTGCTGGGCTTTGCGGTACTTCAATTGATGAAACAGCGCCAGATTAAATCGATACCCATCGAGGAACTCATGTACTCCCGAGGCGATTTTTGTGCGCCCGGGGCCGTGTTTCGGCTAACCGAAAACGATCTGATCACCAAGCTGGAAAAGCTTATAAACTACATACCCGGTGTGCTCGATATTCGAGATACGGCCGGTATACACCAACTATTTCTTGTTGATGATAAATATGAGCCAGGTGAATGCTTAGAGGAGCATTACCAAACGGCTAGCGGAGAGGTGGCAGCATGA
- a CDS encoding urease accessory protein UreF, producing the protein MTPALLPLLQLVSPALPIGAFAYSQGLEYAIDGGWLTQEGELEAWLSGVMESGLGQVDLPLILRQMRAWRAVDDGALDHWNQWLLANRETRELLQEELQLGGTLSRLLASLELLPAERPLPPEPAYCTLFAIAACHHGIEESDALQGFCWSWLENQVTVACKTLPLGQTAAQRLLQRLMPVIVRTCDTALALEDEAMGGTLPGFAIASGCHETQYSRLFRS; encoded by the coding sequence ATGACCCCGGCCCTGCTGCCGCTGCTGCAGCTGGTCAGCCCGGCGCTGCCGATCGGCGCCTTCGCCTACTCCCAGGGTCTGGAGTACGCCATTGATGGCGGCTGGCTCACACAGGAGGGGGAGCTGGAGGCCTGGCTCTCGGGCGTTATGGAGTCGGGGCTGGGGCAGGTGGACCTGCCGCTGATCCTGCGCCAGATGCGCGCCTGGCGCGCTGTCGACGACGGGGCGCTGGACCACTGGAACCAGTGGCTGCTGGCCAATCGCGAGACCCGCGAGCTGCTGCAGGAGGAGCTGCAGTTGGGGGGGACGCTCTCCCGCCTGCTGGCCTCCCTCGAGCTGCTACCAGCCGAGCGCCCACTGCCGCCGGAGCCGGCCTACTGCACCCTGTTTGCCATCGCCGCCTGTCACCACGGTATCGAGGAGTCCGATGCGCTGCAGGGGTTCTGTTGGAGCTGGCTCGAGAACCAGGTCACGGTCGCCTGCAAAACCCTGCCCCTGGGGCAGACCGCCGCGCAGCGGCTGCTGCAACGGCTGATGCCGGTGATTGTCCGCACCTGTGATACTGCGCTAGCGCTGGAGGATGAGGCGATGGGGGGCACGCTGCCCGGCTTTGCCATCGCCAGCGGCTGTCACGAAACCCAATATTCACGGCTGTTTCGCAGTTAG
- a CDS encoding DUF1415 domain-containing protein, translating to MNSPQSVTQATSDSHPAVPITRNWVERVVVGLNFCPFAKREFELGRINYRVMPVDVDEALLLMLNECQRLEEEPEIETTLLIFSNSLQDFDDFLVVIDIANQLLEEQGYEGVFQLASFHPDYRFAGCSEEDPANFTNRSPYPMLHLLREASLTRVLEKHTDPESIPATNMERARTLGVGQLNALLAGCSQPEA from the coding sequence ATGAACAGCCCTCAATCGGTTACCCAGGCCACCTCCGACAGCCACCCGGCGGTCCCTATTACCCGTAACTGGGTAGAGCGGGTCGTGGTGGGGTTGAACTTTTGCCCCTTCGCCAAACGCGAGTTTGAACTGGGGCGCATCAACTACCGGGTGATGCCGGTGGATGTCGACGAGGCACTGCTGCTGATGCTTAATGAGTGCCAGCGCCTCGAGGAGGAGCCGGAGATCGAAACCACCCTGCTGATCTTCAGTAACAGTCTGCAGGACTTTGACGACTTCCTGGTGGTGATCGATATCGCCAACCAGCTGCTGGAGGAACAGGGCTACGAGGGGGTTTTCCAGCTGGCGAGTTTTCACCCCGACTACCGCTTTGCCGGTTGCAGTGAGGAGGACCCGGCCAACTTCACCAACCGCTCCCCCTATCCCATGCTGCACCTGTTGCGTGAGGCCAGCCTCACGCGGGTGCTGGAAAAGCACACCGATCCCGAATCGATTCCCGCCACCAATATGGAGCGAGCCCGCACCCTGGGGGTGGGACAGCTGAACGCGCTGCTGGCCGGTTGCTCGCAGCCCGAGGCCTAA
- the ureG gene encoding urease accessory protein UreG, translating into MSQQCLRVGVGGPVGSGKTALLKALCQALREHYDLAVVTNDIYTREDAQFLLRHQALEEDRIMGVETGGCPHTAIREDASMNLAAIDELQARHPGLELVLVESGGDNLSATFSPELSDLTLYVIDVSAGDKIPRKGGPGITKSDLLIINKTDLAPLVGADLGVMDRDATRMRGERPFIFSNLKSGEGLRAIIDFIVEQGMLEKRLQEAAQGAAV; encoded by the coding sequence ATGAGTCAACAGTGTTTACGGGTCGGTGTCGGTGGGCCGGTGGGCTCCGGTAAAACGGCCCTGCTTAAGGCCCTGTGCCAGGCATTGCGCGAGCACTACGACCTGGCGGTGGTCACCAACGACATCTACACCCGCGAGGACGCCCAGTTCCTGTTGCGCCACCAGGCGCTGGAGGAGGATCGCATCATGGGGGTGGAAACCGGGGGCTGCCCCCACACCGCCATCCGTGAGGATGCCTCCATGAACCTGGCCGCTATCGACGAGCTGCAGGCACGCCATCCGGGTCTGGAGCTGGTGCTGGTGGAGAGCGGCGGGGATAACCTCAGCGCCACCTTCAGCCCCGAGCTGTCGGACCTCACCCTCTACGTGATCGATGTCTCCGCTGGCGACAAGATCCCCCGCAAGGGGGGACCGGGGATCACCAAGTCGGACCTGCTGATCATCAACAAAACCGACCTGGCCCCGCTGGTGGGGGCCGATCTCGGGGTGATGGATCGTGATGCCACCCGCATGCGCGGCGAGCGTCCCTTTATCTTCAGTAATCTCAAGTCCGGAGAGGGGTTGCGGGCGATCATCGACTTTATCGTCGAACAGGGGATGCTGGAGAAGCGACTGCAGGAAGCGGCCCAGGGCGCAGCCGTGTAG
- the ureE gene encoding urease accessory protein UreE, translating into MLKIVQRQAAAEGINADDRLSLPFELRRKGRFRARTEGGVEVGVFIERGQLLADGDLLLTECGQRIRVCSQREAVVTARSANPLAFARACYHLGNRHVPLQIGEGWLRFQPDHVLEELVRLHGLEAQPEQAPFDPENGAYGHLGGHRHSDDHDHRHDHDHGHDHSHSHAPKAGALAGQGR; encoded by the coding sequence ATGCTCAAGATTGTGCAACGCCAGGCCGCCGCCGAGGGCATCAACGCCGATGACCGCCTCAGCCTGCCCTTCGAACTGAGACGCAAGGGGCGCTTTCGTGCCCGCACCGAGGGGGGCGTCGAGGTGGGGGTCTTTATCGAGCGCGGGCAGCTGCTGGCCGACGGCGATCTGTTGCTCACCGAGTGTGGCCAGCGGATCCGGGTGTGCAGCCAGCGCGAAGCCGTGGTCACCGCCCGCAGCGCCAACCCACTGGCTTTCGCCCGCGCCTGCTACCACCTGGGTAACCGCCATGTTCCCCTGCAGATCGGTGAGGGCTGGCTGCGCTTTCAACCCGACCACGTGCTGGAGGAGCTGGTGCGCCTGCACGGCCTGGAGGCCCAGCCGGAGCAAGCTCCTTTTGACCCCGAGAACGGCGCCTACGGCCATCTGGGCGGTCACCGCCACAGCGACGATCATGATCACCGTCACGATCATGATCATGGCCACGACCACAGTCATAGCCACGCGCCCAAGGCCGGGGCTCTGGCGGGGCAGGGACGATGA
- a CDS encoding DEAD/DEAH box helicase, giving the protein MTEKLRKAICGMGFEGMSRLCNPSVLGIINEFEGSPNTKKLAQLVIEIYGVASILEEAKNRKLLLEYLDEKNAEELSSKLGVRDKYSTPWEGLLRKKFSFESIADLYEYFDCEKPEESTAVQGRSFCTTVESNYGLFEHQEKAAQKIKSYLSTAGERVLLHMPTGSGKTRTAMSIACDFLRNSISNRSDKTVVWLCDTDELCDQAASEFIKAWSSLGVGKTNLYRVFGSGEADLSVIKSGFIVCGLQKLNSISVSQQANYYGICSKTTLVIFDEAHKAIAPTYKQAIEVFQSLGGAALLGLSATPGRSTENQEENAELAIFFNSNKVSLEIDGYGSPISYLQDKGYLSQVKYHDIPYQSSDINLTTNDISLLKNGGEPDKALLTRLGLDQKRNVVILSNAIKLIEEGRKIILFAPSVESAEGIYALLKYKDIKAGIVTATTPEDARRKNIKDYKDGKSSILVNYGVLTTGFDAPKTDVAIIARPTNSLTLFSQMVGRATRGVNAGGTEFADIYVIKDTMPGLRDMSKTFKHWDECWGNGNGG; this is encoded by the coding sequence GTGACAGAAAAGCTTAGAAAAGCTATTTGTGGAATGGGCTTTGAAGGGATGTCGAGACTATGTAATCCATCGGTTCTCGGTATCATTAATGAGTTTGAAGGCTCACCTAACACAAAGAAACTTGCTCAGCTCGTAATCGAGATATACGGAGTTGCCTCCATTTTAGAGGAGGCTAAAAATAGAAAGCTTCTCCTTGAGTATCTCGACGAAAAAAATGCCGAAGAACTATCAAGCAAGCTTGGTGTTAGAGATAAATATTCTACCCCGTGGGAAGGGTTGCTTAGAAAGAAGTTTTCTTTTGAAAGTATTGCTGACCTTTATGAGTACTTTGACTGCGAAAAGCCTGAAGAATCAACTGCTGTCCAGGGGCGCTCCTTCTGTACTACGGTAGAAAGCAATTATGGGCTTTTTGAGCACCAAGAAAAAGCTGCCCAAAAAATCAAATCGTATTTGTCTACTGCGGGTGAGCGTGTTCTTCTACATATGCCAACAGGGTCTGGTAAGACAAGAACAGCAATGAGTATCGCTTGTGATTTTTTGCGTAACTCGATCTCTAATAGATCCGATAAAACAGTTGTATGGCTTTGTGATACGGATGAATTGTGTGATCAAGCAGCAAGCGAGTTTATCAAAGCATGGTCCTCACTGGGGGTGGGTAAGACAAATTTATACAGAGTTTTCGGGTCTGGAGAAGCCGATCTTTCAGTGATAAAGTCTGGATTTATTGTGTGCGGGCTTCAAAAATTAAACTCTATAAGTGTTTCTCAACAAGCTAACTACTATGGTATTTGCTCAAAGACAACGCTCGTCATATTCGATGAAGCACACAAGGCAATAGCACCGACTTATAAACAAGCTATCGAAGTTTTTCAGTCTTTAGGTGGCGCGGCATTACTTGGTTTATCTGCTACACCAGGTAGATCGACTGAAAACCAAGAAGAAAACGCTGAATTAGCAATTTTTTTTAATAGCAACAAGGTTTCACTTGAGATTGATGGTTATGGAAGTCCTATAAGCTACCTGCAGGATAAGGGGTATTTGTCTCAAGTTAAATATCACGATATTCCTTACCAATCATCTGATATAAATCTTACAACCAACGATATTTCATTGTTAAAAAATGGTGGCGAGCCGGACAAAGCTTTATTGACAAGGCTAGGCCTGGATCAAAAACGAAATGTTGTTATATTGTCAAACGCTATAAAGCTTATTGAAGAAGGTCGTAAGATAATACTTTTTGCGCCAAGTGTAGAAAGTGCTGAAGGTATTTATGCTTTGCTTAAATACAAAGATATTAAGGCTGGAATTGTTACAGCTACTACGCCGGAAGATGCTAGAAGGAAAAATATAAAAGACTATAAAGATGGAAAATCCAGCATTCTAGTTAATTATGGAGTCCTGACAACCGGATTTGACGCTCCTAAAACTGATGTTGCCATTATTGCTCGACCGACAAACTCTCTTACTCTGTTTAGTCAAATGGTTGGGAGAGCAACACGAGGGGTTAATGCTGGAGGTACAGAGTTTGCGGATATTTATGTGATAAAAGATACAATGCCTGGATTGCGAGATATGTCTAAAACATTTAAGCACTGGGATGAGTGCTGGGGTAATGGAAATGGGGGCTGA
- a CDS encoding ABC transporter transmembrane domain-containing protein — MNSPKKSLSVLLQLWQFVIPYQGTLVAAGVALVLTAAVTLSIGQGVRLLIDEGFVAQSAEALRQAVFFIIGLALLMAVGTFTRFYLVSWLGERVSADLRKAVFNHVVCLHPSYFESNRSGEIMSRLTTDTTLLQTIIGSSFSMALRSCLTFVGALILLLVTNLKLSLMVLVCVPLVLLPVLLYGRRVRSLSRRSQDSIADVGSYAGEIIQHIKTVQSYTREAQEQAAFGREVEAAFAVARQRVRQRALLIAVVILMVFGAITGMLWVGGTDMLAGRMSGGELGAFVFYAIMMAMAVATLSEVYGELQRAAGATERLIGLLNERAEIPPPALMEPQEGRPERPQAPATGSPDGGPVLALEQVSFHYPSRPDTAALSKLNLEITEGQSLALVGPSGAGKSTLFELLQRFYDPQQGCIRLGGVDIRELDTGWLRQQIAVVPQQPALFTADVWYNLRYGKPDASDEEVIAAAKAAHAHDFICALPQGYASHLGEQGTRLSGGQKQRLAIARAILKDPRILLLDEATSALDAESEHWVQQALVELMKGRTTLIIAHRLATVLHADRTLVMEGGKVVAQGTHRELLASSPLYKRLAQLQFQDPAEPGQSAL; from the coding sequence ATGAACAGCCCCAAAAAATCCCTCTCGGTGCTACTGCAGTTGTGGCAGTTTGTGATCCCCTACCAGGGGACGCTGGTTGCGGCGGGGGTGGCGCTGGTGCTGACGGCGGCGGTGACGCTGTCGATCGGCCAGGGGGTGCGGCTGCTGATCGACGAGGGTTTTGTGGCCCAGTCGGCCGAGGCGTTGCGCCAGGCGGTGTTCTTTATCATCGGCCTGGCGCTGTTGATGGCGGTGGGCACCTTTACCCGCTTCTACCTGGTCTCCTGGCTGGGGGAGCGGGTGAGCGCGGACCTGCGCAAGGCGGTGTTCAACCATGTGGTGTGCCTGCACCCCAGTTATTTTGAATCCAACCGCAGCGGCGAGATCATGTCGCGGCTGACCACCGACACCACCCTGCTGCAGACCATTATCGGCTCCTCCTTTTCGATGGCGCTACGCAGCTGTCTCACCTTTGTCGGTGCCCTCATCCTGCTGCTGGTCACCAACCTCAAACTGAGCCTGATGGTGCTGGTGTGTGTGCCGCTGGTGCTGTTACCGGTGCTGCTCTACGGGCGCCGGGTGCGCTCGCTCTCCAGGCGCAGCCAGGACTCCATCGCCGATGTAGGCAGCTACGCGGGGGAGATCATCCAGCACATCAAGACGGTGCAGAGCTACACCCGCGAGGCCCAGGAGCAAGCGGCCTTTGGCCGTGAAGTGGAGGCCGCCTTCGCGGTGGCGCGCCAGCGGGTACGGCAGCGGGCGCTGCTGATTGCGGTGGTGATCCTGATGGTATTCGGCGCCATCACCGGCATGCTGTGGGTGGGGGGTACGGATATGCTGGCCGGGCGCATGAGCGGGGGCGAGCTGGGGGCCTTTGTCTTCTACGCCATCATGATGGCGATGGCGGTGGCCACCCTCTCCGAGGTGTACGGCGAACTGCAGCGGGCGGCGGGCGCCACCGAACGGCTAATCGGGCTCCTTAACGAGCGGGCCGAGATCCCTCCCCCCGCCCTTATGGAACCGCAGGAGGGGCGGCCGGAAAGGCCTCAGGCTCCCGCCACCGGCAGCCCCGACGGAGGGCCGGTGCTGGCGCTGGAGCAGGTCAGTTTTCATTACCCCAGCCGCCCCGACACCGCGGCTTTGAGCAAACTCAACCTGGAGATTACCGAGGGGCAGAGCCTGGCGTTGGTGGGGCCTTCGGGGGCGGGCAAGTCGACCCTGTTCGAGCTGCTGCAGCGCTTCTACGACCCGCAACAGGGGTGCATCCGCCTGGGCGGGGTGGATATTCGTGAGCTGGATACGGGCTGGCTGCGCCAGCAGATCGCCGTGGTGCCCCAGCAACCGGCGCTGTTTACCGCTGATGTCTGGTACAACCTGCGCTATGGCAAACCCGACGCCAGCGATGAGGAGGTGATCGCCGCCGCCAAAGCCGCTCACGCCCACGACTTTATCTGCGCCCTGCCGCAAGGCTACGCCAGCCACCTGGGGGAGCAGGGAACCCGTCTTTCGGGGGGACAGAAGCAGCGCCTGGCGATCGCCCGAGCGATCCTCAAGGACCCGAGAATCCTGTTACTGGATGAGGCCACCAGTGCCCTCGACGCCGAGAGCGAACACTGGGTTCAGCAGGCCCTGGTGGAGCTGATGAAGGGGCGCACGACCCTGATCATCGCCCACCGCCTGGCCACCGTCCTGCATGCGGACCGGACCCTGGTAATGGAGGGGGGTAAAGTTGTGGCCCAGGGTACCCACCGCGAGCTGCTGGCAAGCTCCCCGCTCTACAAGCGGCTGGCCCAGCTGCAGTTTCAGGACCCGGCCGAGCCCGGCCAGTCGGCGCTTTAG
- a CDS encoding phosphoadenosine phosphosulfate reductase family protein, protein MSGGFKRYVSDDGCRHVLGISGGKDSAALAVYIKDRYPDIHDKIEYFFTDTGAELSEIYEFLDKLEAYLGKEIIRLNSDKCFEDWLKIHNEYLPSPQQRWCTRMMKIKPFEAFVGDDPVISYIGIRADENRDGYISQKETIKAAFPFIDDGIVRDDVFQILEDSVGIPQYYKWRSRSGCYFCFFQRQDEWLGLKENHPELFEKAKQFEQRIRVKYDWKEGEIPVGGVGYTWSSQGTLDELVAKAEKRREKDGIIASSKHSERWQDVLRNGEDDDPEDQSCLICSL, encoded by the coding sequence ATGAGTGGCGGATTTAAAAGGTATGTGAGTGATGATGGTTGCCGCCATGTTTTAGGGATTTCTGGTGGTAAAGATAGTGCTGCACTTGCTGTTTATATCAAAGACCGATATCCGGATATTCATGATAAAATAGAGTATTTTTTTACTGATACCGGTGCTGAACTTAGCGAGATCTATGAGTTTCTGGATAAGCTCGAAGCGTATTTGGGCAAAGAGATTATTCGCCTAAACAGCGACAAATGCTTTGAGGACTGGCTTAAGATTCACAATGAGTATCTACCATCACCACAACAGCGCTGGTGTACTCGAATGATGAAGATAAAGCCATTTGAAGCATTCGTGGGTGATGATCCTGTTATCTCCTACATAGGTATTAGGGCTGATGAAAATCGTGATGGATACATAAGTCAAAAAGAGACAATCAAAGCCGCCTTTCCATTTATAGATGATGGGATAGTTCGAGATGATGTGTTCCAGATACTAGAAGATAGTGTCGGTATTCCACAATACTATAAATGGCGTTCACGATCAGGCTGTTATTTCTGCTTTTTTCAGCGTCAGGATGAGTGGCTTGGCCTGAAAGAAAATCATCCGGAACTCTTTGAAAAAGCTAAACAGTTTGAACAAAGAATCCGTGTTAAATACGACTGGAAAGAGGGTGAGATACCCGTTGGAGGCGTTGGCTATACATGGAGTTCGCAGGGAACACTTGATGAGCTGGTTGCTAAAGCAGAGAAAAGGCGGGAGAAGGATGGAATTATCGCATCATCTAAGCATTCTGAACGTTGGCAGGATGTTCTTCGTAATGGTGAAGATGATGATCCTGAAGATCAGTCATGCCTGATATGCAGCCTTTAG
- a CDS encoding ATP-binding protein, whose translation MNNETKYMQKIFPIELVLDAMKDNGYKDAAHAVAELIDNSIQSGLEIKKKTHVQLICKEQSSLISDRNSSRIEQIAVYDNAGGMDKDELQSALAFGMGSRRKAKDGIGKFGMGLPNASISQCNRVDVYSWKNGKTYHTYLDIKEIAREHYDVVPEPQLASLPNEWVDCIQGEIEGSGTLVIWSDLDRLKWKRHKAFFSNVEFIVGRMYRYFIGSNCEIRMAAYNGCIVYDQLVKANDPLYLTKDTNTPAPFDSSPGFVSFYNGSIPVAWNGKIHNVNLKVSMCDHKFRKDFNSYYSDKSYGNPGATPFGKHCAKNLGISIVRAGRELELNNSFTNVYDPTERFWGAEISFSPELDEVFGVTNNKQAATALRQLSLADIAQEEGLDSKSEADAFMNENNDIRLPVIRVSEKVVSILSAVRGELDKQRKGSVKKNDYSSDLSHKAEGVATKFDQKLDAKGESDRKSDTLSDEQKAEEIKEELERDGLSLSEEDTKKLISDALQSSDKFIITSADIRGADIIFDVTTPGGKLKVTINESHPFYKNLVSDIADDPQYYDIIKLLFSAWAIMEDKQQDEQYKEWLLEARKDWGYYAKQMLTEYLKNG comes from the coding sequence ATGAATAATGAAACTAAATACATGCAAAAGATTTTTCCCATTGAGCTCGTATTAGATGCTATGAAAGATAATGGGTACAAAGATGCAGCTCATGCTGTAGCTGAGTTGATTGATAATAGTATCCAGTCTGGGCTTGAAATAAAAAAGAAAACCCATGTTCAATTAATTTGTAAAGAGCAGTCTTCCTTAATTTCCGATCGTAACTCAAGTCGAATTGAGCAAATTGCTGTTTACGACAACGCTGGCGGTATGGATAAGGATGAGCTTCAATCCGCACTTGCTTTTGGGATGGGATCTAGAAGAAAAGCAAAGGATGGCATTGGGAAGTTTGGGATGGGGCTACCGAATGCGTCTATATCGCAGTGTAATAGAGTTGATGTCTATAGCTGGAAGAATGGAAAAACGTATCACACATATCTAGACATTAAAGAAATTGCTAGGGAGCACTACGATGTTGTGCCAGAGCCACAACTAGCAAGCCTTCCGAACGAGTGGGTCGACTGTATTCAGGGGGAAATAGAGGGAAGCGGAACTCTGGTTATTTGGAGTGACTTAGACCGGCTCAAGTGGAAAAGGCACAAAGCGTTTTTCTCTAACGTGGAATTTATAGTTGGAAGGATGTACCGATATTTTATAGGTAGCAACTGCGAAATTAGAATGGCGGCCTACAATGGTTGTATTGTTTATGATCAGCTTGTAAAAGCAAATGATCCTCTTTATTTGACAAAGGATACGAATACCCCTGCCCCATTTGACAGCAGTCCAGGGTTTGTAAGCTTCTATAATGGCTCTATACCTGTAGCCTGGAATGGAAAAATACACAATGTGAATCTCAAAGTGTCGATGTGTGACCACAAGTTCAGGAAGGACTTCAACTCTTATTACAGTGATAAAAGCTACGGAAACCCAGGTGCTACTCCATTCGGTAAGCACTGTGCGAAAAATCTAGGTATATCTATAGTTCGGGCGGGTAGAGAGCTTGAGCTAAATAATAGCTTCACTAACGTTTACGATCCCACTGAGAGATTTTGGGGGGCTGAAATTTCATTTTCTCCGGAGCTAGATGAGGTATTTGGAGTAACCAATAACAAGCAAGCAGCTACAGCGTTGAGACAGCTTTCATTGGCAGATATAGCTCAAGAAGAAGGGCTGGACAGTAAAAGCGAAGCTGACGCCTTTATGAATGAAAATAATGACATAAGGTTGCCTGTGATCAGGGTGTCTGAAAAAGTTGTTAGCATTCTTAGTGCTGTCCGAGGTGAGTTAGACAAACAACGAAAAGGCTCAGTTAAAAAAAATGATTATTCTTCTGATTTATCCCACAAGGCGGAAGGTGTAGCAACTAAGTTTGATCAAAAGCTCGACGCAAAAGGTGAAAGCGATAGAAAGTCTGATACTTTATCTGATGAGCAAAAAGCTGAGGAGATAAAAGAGGAGTTAGAGCGAGATGGGTTGTCTCTTAGTGAAGAGGATACAAAGAAACTTATTTCTGACGCTCTGCAGAGTAGCGATAAGTTTATCATAACCTCAGCGGATATTAGGGGAGCGGATATTATTTTTGATGTAACCACCCCCGGGGGTAAGCTTAAAGTCACTATCAATGAGTCACATCCTTTCTATAAGAACCTGGTTTCCGATATAGCTGATGATCCACAATACTATGACATCATCAAGCTGTTATTCTCTGCTTGGGCGATTATGGAAGACAAGCAGCAAGATGAGCAATATAAAGAGTGGCTTTTGGAAGCAAGGAAGGACTGGGGTTATTACGCAAAGCAGATGCTTACTGAGTATCTGAAAAATGGATAA